Proteins from a single region of Ziziphus jujuba cultivar Dongzao chromosome 1, ASM3175591v1:
- the LOC125420682 gene encoding G-type lectin S-receptor-like serine/threonine-protein kinase SD1-1, whose translation MKSVRSRSSSHYSHLVLLLCLMELELFHAAAEDIHTLTPGTVMNDFDYLWSPNELFRLKFFSVGESSNHYLGIEIIKFEKIVWVANRDNPFEDTSGVLNITEDGNLLLSNRHGIRITLNSESPAMSSNTSAILLDSGNLILKAGDQIVWQSSDHPSDTILSAMKLRLFAALNSRQPREHLLTSWISIAIAASGTFTLGVDPNKTNQLVIWLRGKLFWQSGNRNGHNFTYFPASGPFNDLESSNLKFSYISNGNGSYYTYSVPPNYISLFAINPTGEVHFFQGGNNKYSIWYLYCNAGEENGSKGCIDKKPSKCNSGYQFIQKYGYLESWEHLYNFSLALGDFKDMCINNCSCKAYGSLQTDGKGCRFSYDQILRYQNLRNLFTCATTAS comes from the coding sequence ATGAAGAGTGTGAGATCAAGAAGCAGCAGCCATTATTCCCATTTGGTACTCCTGCTCTGTTTGATGGAGTTGGAACTTTTCCATGCAGCGGCAGAGGATATTCATACACTAACCCCTGGGACTGTCATGAACGATTTTGACTACTTGTGGTCTCCAAATGAGTTGTTCCGTTTAAAATTCTTTTCTGTTGGTGAATCCAGTAACCATTACTTGGggattgaaataataaaattcgaAAAGATAGTATGGGTGGCCAACAGAGATAATCCCTTCGAAGATACCTCTGGAGTTCTGAATATTACTGAAGATGGTAACCTGCTACTTAGTAACAGGCATGGGATTCGTATCACTCTAAACTCTGAAAGCCCAGCAATGAGTTCTAACACAAGTGCCATTCTTCTTGACTCTGGAAATCTCATTTTGAAGGCAGGAGATCAGATCGTGTGGCAGAGTTCCGATCATCCATCTGACACAATTCTGTCGGCCATGAAACTGCGATTGTTTGCTGCTTTGAATTCAAGACAGCCTCGAGAGCATTTACTAACATCCTGGATAAGCATAGCAATTGCAGCATCAGGGACATTCACTCTTGGAGTTGatccaaacaaaacaaatcaaCTTGTAATTTGGCTAAGAGGGAAACTCTTCTGGCAGAGTGGGAACCGAAATGGTCATAACTTTACCTACTTCCCAGCCTCTGGTCCGTTTAATGACCTTGAAAGTAGTAATTTGAAATTCAGCTACATCTCAAACGGCAATGGGAGCTACTATACATATTCTGTGCCTCCCAATTATATCTCCTTGTTTGCAATCAACCCGACTGGGGAAGTTCACTTTTTTCAAGggggaaataataaatattcaatctGGTATCTATACTGTAATGCAGGAGAAGAGAATGGATCCAAGGGTTGTATAGACAAGAAGCCATCTAAGTGTAATAGTGGATATCAGTTCATACAGAAATATGGATACTTGGAAAGCTGGGAACACCTTTATAACTTCAGTCTGGCTTTGGGGGACTTCAAAGACATGTGTATCAACAACTGTTCCTGTAAAGCCTATGGGTCACTACAAACTGATGGAAAAGGGTGTCGATTTTCATACGACCAAATCCTCAGATATCAAAATCTGAGGAACCTTTTTACTTGCGCAACAACAGCATCATAA